Part of the Candidatus Spechtbacterales bacterium genome, TCGAGTGTTGCAGAACTGCCAACTTGCCAAAAAACATTACAGGCCTGAGCATCACCAGTAAGAACTACGCTACTGGCTCCCGCTGTTACGAGTGTGGAAGCGGTCTTAAAGATAAAAACCGCATTGGGGTCGCCCTGAGCATCAAGTGTCAGGGTCCCGGTTATTCCAAATGTACCGTCTGCGGAGTCGTATACACCCGGAATTTGAGTTGTTCCACCAAGTTCTGTGGGCACAGTGGAAACCGGCGTTCGTCCGGCAGCGTCATTGTAGGCAGTAACTAAATCGGTTTTGGCCTGCTGTACAGCAGAACTAGCAGCTGTGTAGTTTGTACCGGTTACCTCTGCATTCGTTAAGCCATTCGAAACTGTCGGATCCGATCCGGCATCCCCAACAATGGCTGAGGTGGGGACATTGGTAATCCCAGACCCGGCTAGAACCGCGAAATCATCGGCTGTTCCAAGATTCACTGTCGTTGGACTGGCTGCGGACACATACACATAAGTTACTCCTGCTAAAACGGCGAGTAGTAATGGTAAAAAAAGTGTTTTACTAAATTTTTTCATATCTATTTTTTTAATCATAAATTATTGTTCTTATTATTTTAGTTTATTATTGTTTACTTTGATATAATCATTCGACCTTAAAGGTTCTTACTTCCATTATACCCCCCCCCCCCGACAAGAAGTAAATGGTAATGGGGTGTGTATAACTAACAACTGCCCCATCTTGGCAATCTAACAAATATTTCCACCGCCAACCAAATCGAAGTTTGGACGAGTATTCATTTTCCCCACACCCCTTTTTCTTCCCGCCGCGCCTGCCCGCTTCCGGAGGGCCCGAGCGAAGCCAAACAGAGGCCAGCTCCAATAATAAATACCTCCTTAAAGGAGGTATTTATTATTGGAGCTGGTGATGGGAATCCGTCGCTTCACTCATAGAACCCTCGCCCAGCACTTAGAATTAAGTGCTGGGCTCTTTGAAACCCCTCGGTCTGTCCTCTACTCAACAACAAGATAAAACACCCTTTGACGGGTGTTTTATCTTGTTGGAGCGGGTAGCGGGAATCGAACCCGCATCGCAACGTTGGAAGCGTTGTATAATAGCCATTATACGATACCCGCACTTCGCCGCGTTAGGCGCGGCTCTGTGTAAACTATTCGCACTACGTACTCTGTGTAAACTATTTAATTAATTCTTCCTTCTTTTTTCTACTCCATCCTTTGATTTCCTTTTCTCTTTTAACAGCCTCTTTTCTCGTTAAAAAATTTTCCTCATAAACCAATTTTAAAGGAAGTTTATTTTTTGTAAAGGGGTTGCTACCTACTTGATGTCCGTTGAGCCTTTTCTTTAAATCGTTAAGTTATCCCCGTATAATAAGAATCATCTTTACATTTTAATATATAAACAGAAAAAGGCATAAAATATATTAAAGTTAGTTTACACTGAGGAGTTTACACTGAGGAGACGCCATTGGCGTCGACGAAGTGTCGGGGTGCCGGGAATCGAACCCGGGCCGTGCGCTCCCAAAGCGCATACACTACCATTATGCTACACCCCGTTCTAATTACATTAGTATACAATAAACTACCTATTTAAGCAACAAAAAATCCCCGATTTGGGGATTTTTTGTTTTATTCAGAACCCTCTTAGCGAACTGAGTCCTTCAAAGCTTTACCGGCCTTGAATCGTGGAACGTTCATAGCGGGAATCTGAAGTGTAGCACCCGTCTGAGGATTTCTCCCCTGACGTGCAGCTCTGTGAGATACCTGGAAGCTCCCAAATCCTGTAAGTGCTACAGGATCTCCTTTGCTTAAAGCTGCGGTAACTATATCTGTAAAAGCGTCTAACACATTACCGGCATCCTTCTTGGAAACTCCGGCCTTCTCTGCTAAAGCGCTTACTAATTGGTCTTTTGTCATAAAACTAGATATTTATACGTACGTATATTA contains:
- a CDS encoding ice-binding family protein — its product is MIKKIDMKKFSKTLFLPLLLAVLAGVTYVYVSAASPTTVNLGTADDFAVLAGSGITNVPTSAIVGDAGSDPTVSNGLTNAEVTGTNYTAASSAVQQAKTDLVTAYNDAAGRTPVSTVPTELGGTTQIPGVYDSADGTFGITGTLTLDAQGDPNAVFIFKTASTLVTAGASSVVLTGDAQACNVFWQVGSSATLDTSSTFKGNILALASITDNGGSTIDGRLLARDGAVTLNQTHVTKQTCATSPEPTPSATLTLVKTVINDDGGTKTVSDFPLFVGTTSVASGVATTLTPDTYTASETSDPGYTASVWGGDCAADGSITLADGDAKTCTITNDDIAS
- a CDS encoding HU family DNA-binding protein encodes the protein MTKDQLVSALAEKAGVSKKDAGNVLDAFTDIVTAALSKGDPVALTGFGSFQVSHRAARQGRNPQTGATLQIPAMNVPRFKAGKALKDSVR